A single genomic interval of Selenobaculum gibii harbors:
- a CDS encoding acyltransferase family protein, which translates to MNQNRIFFLDNLRSAIILLVVVFHAALAYMIYAPEWWYVVDTKRVLLADIFVIWADIFIMPVMFFISGYFGIKSFAKRSQATFWKEKWKRIGLPWIFGAMVFAPHTAYLMLASRDIPMSFWDFYRNLFWGVAYQQSHYWYLGALMALYLLMIIVCMIYPELKEKKIASKPSGRFIFGLGILGAIGVGVVNLIYSDGVWIHPLYLLVLQPTRVPLYLIYFALGIYAYRKQWFTQMGYSPCAKFWIPAFILMSIVYTAHKLLTQAIFQLSPTDYLVLNATLHSFFCLASVFGLLSLFKVTFDYTTPMWATLSATSYPIYYVHQTIVQEMNWAVRPMDTNAFVKYAIVCIVSLTLCYLIGKFVLLKIPAFGPSKRKSINM; encoded by the coding sequence ATGAATCAAAATCGAATTTTTTTCCTTGATAATTTACGGTCAGCAATTATTCTTTTAGTAGTGGTTTTTCATGCGGCATTAGCTTACATGATTTATGCACCAGAGTGGTGGTATGTCGTGGATACGAAGCGTGTTCTGTTGGCAGATATTTTTGTTATTTGGGCAGATATTTTTATTATGCCGGTAATGTTTTTTATTTCGGGTTATTTTGGTATTAAATCATTTGCAAAACGCAGCCAAGCTACTTTTTGGAAGGAAAAATGGAAGCGGATTGGCCTCCCTTGGATTTTTGGTGCGATGGTATTTGCTCCGCATACTGCTTATTTGATGCTTGCAAGTCGTGATATTCCGATGAGCTTTTGGGACTTTTATCGAAACTTATTCTGGGGTGTAGCGTATCAGCAATCACATTATTGGTATTTAGGTGCATTGATGGCATTATATTTATTAATGATAATTGTATGTATGATTTATCCGGAATTAAAAGAAAAGAAAATAGCTTCAAAACCGTCTGGAAGATTTATTTTTGGTTTAGGAATTCTTGGTGCGATTGGTGTTGGTGTGGTGAATTTAATTTATAGTGATGGTGTTTGGATACATCCACTATATTTACTGGTATTGCAACCAACTCGTGTACCTTTGTATTTGATTTATTTTGCACTAGGCATTTATGCATATAGAAAACAATGGTTTACGCAAATGGGGTATTCCCCATGTGCAAAGTTTTGGATTCCTGCGTTTATCCTTATGTCAATTGTATACACCGCGCATAAATTATTAACGCAAGCAATTTTTCAATTATCTCCTACAGATTACTTAGTGCTTAATGCAACCTTACATTCATTTTTTTGTTTAGCTTCCGTTTTTGGTTTGCTTTCATTGTTTAAAGTTACTTTTGATTATACGACACCAATGTGGGCGACGTTATCTGCAACTTCTTATCCAATCTATTATGTACATCAAACGATTGTCCAAGAAATGAATTGGGCAGTACGACCAATGGATACAAATGCATTTGTAAAATATGCAATTGTATGTATAGTATCGCTAACGTTATGCTATCTCATTGGAAAATTCGTTTTGTTGAAGATTCCTGCATTTGGACCAAGTAAAAGAAAATCAATCAATATGTAA
- a CDS encoding PTS ascorbate transporter subunit IIC produces MLQFILDILSVPAILVGLISMIGLIALKKSGADIIKGTVKTILGFLILGGGAGIVVDALSSFGAMFQEGFNINGVVPHNEAIVAMALKTYGTQTALIMAFGMVVNILIARFTSLKYIFLTGHHTLYMACMIASILVVGGVEGVLLVIIGSLLLGFIMAVFPAIAQPTMRKITGGDEVAFGHFSTVGYVLSAWIGSLVGNKEKTTEDINFPQGLSFLRDSSLAVSLVMLVLYLIVAFASGPAYVEKELSGGQHFIVFSILQAITFAGGVYIILAGVRLVLAEIIPAFSGIATTLVPDAKPAIDCPVVYPYAPNAVLIGFLSSFVGGVVGMLVLLMIDRSIPGLPIILPGVVPHFFCGATAGVFGNATGGLKGAISGAFVQGLLITFLPVLLMPVLGDLGFANTTFSDADFGVVGILLGNALQFFR; encoded by the coding sequence ATGTTGCAATTTATTTTGGATATTTTAAGTGTTCCGGCAATTTTAGTTGGTCTAATTTCCATGATAGGTTTAATTGCTTTAAAAAAGAGTGGAGCAGATATCATTAAAGGAACAGTCAAGACAATTCTTGGATTTTTAATTCTTGGTGGTGGTGCTGGAATTGTTGTTGATGCTTTATCAAGTTTTGGGGCAATGTTTCAAGAAGGGTTTAATATAAATGGGGTAGTGCCTCATAATGAAGCAATTGTAGCGATGGCATTAAAAACATATGGTACGCAAACTGCACTTATTATGGCATTTGGTATGGTTGTTAATATTTTAATTGCTAGATTTACGTCGCTAAAATATATCTTTTTAACGGGGCATCATACGCTTTATATGGCTTGTATGATCGCATCTATTCTTGTCGTAGGTGGAGTAGAGGGAGTTTTGCTTGTAATTATTGGTTCGCTATTATTAGGTTTTATCATGGCAGTTTTCCCGGCGATTGCACAACCGACAATGCGTAAAATAACCGGAGGCGACGAAGTTGCATTTGGTCATTTCAGTACGGTAGGTTATGTGTTATCTGCTTGGATTGGTTCACTTGTTGGAAATAAAGAAAAAACCACAGAGGATATTAATTTCCCACAAGGGTTAAGTTTTTTACGCGATTCATCTTTAGCAGTTTCTTTAGTTATGCTTGTCTTATATTTAATTGTGGCATTCGCTTCAGGACCGGCTTATGTTGAAAAAGAGTTAAGTGGCGGGCAGCATTTTATCGTTTTTTCAATTTTACAAGCGATTACATTCGCCGGTGGTGTATATATCATTTTAGCAGGGGTGAGACTTGTTTTGGCAGAAATTATTCCGGCTTTTAGTGGGATTGCAACTACTTTAGTTCCTGATGCTAAACCTGCAATAGATTGCCCAGTTGTATATCCATATGCGCCTAATGCTGTGTTGATTGGTTTCTTATCAAGTTTCGTTGGTGGCGTGGTAGGAATGTTAGTTTTACTTATGATTGATAGATCTATTCCAGGTTTGCCAATTATTTTACCGGGGGTGGTACCACATTTCTTCTGCGGGGCAACGGCTGGTGTATTTGGTAACGCTACCGGTGGATTGAAAGGCGCAATCAGTGGTGCTTTTGTACAAGGGTTATTGATTACGTTCCTACCTGTATTATTGATGCCGGTACTTGGAGATTTAGGTTTTGCAAATACAACGTTTAGTGATGCTGACTTTGGTGTAGTCGGTATCTTGTTAGGTAATGCACTACAATTCTTTAGATAA
- a CDS encoding transketolase family protein: MSLALRGIFGMTLQELKDDDRIVVLDADLGKATKADSFAKVCPDRYIDVGIAEQDMVGMAAGLNKIKKVRLYCKAKQ; this comes from the coding sequence ATGAGCTTAGCGTTAAGAGGAATTTTTGGGATGACACTACAAGAATTAAAAGATGATGATAGAATTGTTGTACTAGATGCAGATTTAGGAAAAGCGACAAAAGCAGATAGTTTTGCTAAAGTTTGTCCAGATCGATATATTGATGTAGGTATTGCAGAGCAGGATATGGTTGGAATGGCGGCAGGTCTTAATAAAATAAAAAAAGTACGTCTCTATTGTAAAGCAAAACAATAG
- a CDS encoding protein arginine kinase translates to MNKELLLMPNSSWMDGSGNESDIVLSSRVRLARNLVRIPFPNRADIAQLAAVERKVVELLSDIETVTGKACDFIELDQLTSLERNVLIEKHLISNNHVENPENRALLLSEDTKVSLMVNEEDHLRIQCMVSGFDLVEPFRLATQIDDVIESKLDLAFNEQIGYLTSCPTNLGTGIRASVMMHLPGLVFTRQINKIINASTQLGLAVRGLYGEGTDVIGNIFQISNQLTMGFSEKEIIENLSSAVMEILTHERAARKALYSQSPDSMSDKVWRSFGILKYARSIAASEALGLLSEIRMGIDLGIIQNVPAEVFNELLVSTRPNFLQNKKEHANLSQSEINRERASVIRAVLSSLTNA, encoded by the coding sequence ATGAATAAAGAGTTACTTTTAATGCCAAACAGTTCATGGATGGACGGCAGCGGAAACGAAAGTGATATTGTATTATCAAGCCGCGTTCGCTTGGCGAGAAATCTCGTTCGTATTCCTTTTCCAAATCGCGCTGATATTGCGCAGTTGGCTGCGGTTGAAAGAAAGGTTGTAGAACTATTATCGGATATTGAAACGGTAACAGGAAAGGCGTGTGATTTCATTGAACTAGATCAATTGACTTCTTTAGAGCGCAATGTATTAATTGAAAAGCATTTGATTAGCAATAACCACGTTGAGAATCCAGAAAATCGGGCATTACTACTTAGTGAGGATACAAAGGTCAGCCTCATGGTGAATGAAGAAGATCATTTGAGAATCCAATGTATGGTATCTGGTTTTGATTTAGTTGAACCGTTTAGATTAGCAACTCAGATTGATGATGTTATTGAAAGCAAATTGGATTTGGCGTTTAATGAGCAAATCGGATACTTAACTTCTTGCCCGACGAATTTGGGCACGGGGATTCGTGCTTCGGTAATGATGCACTTGCCAGGTCTAGTTTTTACAAGGCAAATCAATAAAATTATCAATGCATCTACACAATTAGGATTGGCAGTGCGTGGATTATACGGAGAAGGCACTGATGTCATCGGAAATATTTTTCAAATTTCAAATCAATTGACGATGGGATTTAGTGAAAAAGAAATTATTGAGAATTTATCAAGTGCTGTTATGGAAATTTTAACGCACGAACGGGCGGCACGAAAAGCACTATATTCTCAATCACCGGATAGTATGAGCGATAAAGTTTGGCGTTCTTTTGGTATATTAAAATATGCGCGTAGTATAGCTGCAAGTGAAGCTTTAGGACTTTTAAGTGAAATTCGTATGGGAATTGATTTGGGAATTATACAAAATGTACCGGCTGAAGTTTTCAATGAATTATTGGTGTCTACGCGACCTAATTTTTTACAAAATAAAAAAGAACATGCAAATTTATCACAAAGTGAAATTAATCGTGAACGTGCAAGCGTGATTCGCGCTGTATTGAGTAGTTTAACAAATGCTTAA
- a CDS encoding PTS sugar transporter subunit IIA — translation MLTGFLGIDSIRVNVDCKDWKGAVKAGCELLLKKGYIESSYEEAIIKNHMTIGPYMVVAPQIMLAHARPEDGAKEISLSLITLKNAIVFGNETNDPVKLIITLATTNGQEHLKLLESLMELLSNEADVKNIMQAQTVSEVESIIKKYK, via the coding sequence ATGTTGACCGGATTTTTAGGAATTGATTCAATAAGAGTGAATGTAGATTGTAAAGATTGGAAGGGAGCAGTAAAAGCAGGATGCGAGTTACTTCTAAAAAAAGGATATATAGAATCAAGCTATGAAGAAGCCATTATAAAAAATCATATGACAATTGGTCCTTATATGGTAGTTGCTCCACAAATTATGCTTGCGCATGCTAGACCAGAAGATGGGGCAAAAGAAATCTCATTAAGTCTAATTACTTTAAAAAATGCAATTGTTTTTGGCAATGAAACGAATGATCCGGTAAAACTGATTATTACATTGGCAACAACGAACGGTCAAGAACATTTAAAACTTTTAGAGTCTCTAATGGAACTATTATCTAATGAAGCTGATGTAAAAAACATCATGCAGGCGCAGACCGTTAGTGAAGTTGAGTCCATAATAAAAAAATACAAATGA
- a CDS encoding UvrB/UvrC motif-containing protein: MLCDDCKKNQACIRLTQVSNVNASKIDKHLCEECAKKYGDFIFNVNQNFSVNDFLAGMFNKSLPDTPQAQPRVEECPNCHMTYRDFSRNGKIGCSVCYEIFAKKLEPLLRRLHGDSSHTGKIPKRSGGQIELRQRITKMRKVLSNYVVNEEYEEAAKLRDEIKALEKELSSEVGREHE, translated from the coding sequence ATGCTATGTGATGATTGTAAGAAAAATCAAGCGTGTATTCGTTTAACACAGGTGAGTAATGTAAATGCGAGTAAAATAGATAAGCATTTATGTGAGGAATGTGCAAAAAAATATGGTGATTTTATTTTTAATGTAAATCAAAATTTCTCGGTGAATGATTTTTTAGCGGGAATGTTTAATAAAAGTTTACCTGATACACCGCAAGCGCAACCTAGAGTCGAGGAATGCCCGAATTGTCATATGACATATCGGGATTTTAGCCGAAATGGGAAGATTGGCTGTAGTGTTTGTTATGAAATTTTTGCAAAAAAATTAGAACCGTTATTGCGCCGATTACATGGAGATAGTTCGCATACAGGAAAGATTCCAAAACGATCTGGTGGACAAATAGAATTGCGGCAACGGATTACAAAAATGCGCAAAGTCTTATCAAATTACGTAGTAAATGAAGAGTATGAAGAAGCCGCTAAGTTACGCGATGAGATTAAAGCATTAGAAAAGGAATTATCTAGTGAAGTGGGGCGAGAACATGAATAA
- a CDS encoding ATP-dependent Clp protease ATP-binding subunit has protein sequence MQGRFTERAVKVLKLAQYEAQELGHNYIGTEHLLLGLVHEGEGVAAKALQLMQVDLNTLREKIVMGVGTGQGNANELYYTPRAKRVMELALAEAQALGHNYIGTEHILLGLLRENEGIAAKVLQSMGADLSKVRQVVLEMLGSSIGGQSPSGGEKPRGKGKSGNMTTPTLDSYSRNLNALVEEGKLDPVIGREVEIERVIQILSRRTKNNPVLIGEPGVGKTAVAEGLAQRIVMGAVPEVLIGKRVMSLNIATVLAGAKYRGEFEERLRKIIDEVRAAGDVILFIDELHTLIGAGAAEGSIDAANILKPALARGELQAIGATTLNEYKKYIEKDSALERRFQTIFVGEPTVGAAIKILEGIRDKYEAFHRAKITDEAIEAAVKLSHRYISDRFLPDKAIDLMDEASSRVRLKASSHPVDIKSLEKELERLKMEKEAAITSQEYEAAARIRDSEAQVKDALSIKQKEWNERESTRIVVSANDIADVVAAWTGVPVKQLAAEESERLLNLENILHARVIGQEDAVEAVAKAVRRARAGLKEVKRPIGSFLFLGPTGVGKTELARALAESLFGDENAMIRFDMSEYMEKHTVSRLIGAPPGYVGFEEGGQLTDAVRRKPYAVILLDEIEKAHYDVFNILLQVLEDGRLTDSQGRTVDFKNTVIIMTSNVGAKHLKQEGKAVGFNVGIDKERDDMAAKKLVLDEVKRIFRPEFINRIDELIVFKALGKEELVQIIDIMLKDVNKRLKEMQIEMEVTAEAKDVIIREGSDFTYGARPLKRAIQKLIEDEIAELLLKGEITKGDSLIVESQNEKLHFGRK, from the coding sequence ATGCAAGGTAGATTTACAGAAAGAGCTGTGAAAGTATTGAAATTGGCGCAATATGAAGCGCAAGAATTAGGACATAATTATATTGGTACAGAACATTTATTATTGGGATTAGTACATGAGGGGGAAGGAGTTGCCGCCAAAGCATTGCAACTCATGCAAGTGGATTTGAATACACTTCGTGAGAAAATCGTAATGGGTGTCGGTACAGGACAAGGGAATGCAAATGAGCTTTATTACACGCCGCGTGCAAAACGTGTAATGGAATTAGCTCTAGCAGAAGCACAAGCCCTGGGACATAATTATATTGGTACAGAACATATTTTATTGGGGCTGTTGCGTGAAAATGAAGGGATTGCTGCCAAGGTATTGCAGTCAATGGGAGCTGATCTGTCCAAAGTTCGCCAAGTTGTATTAGAAATGCTTGGAAGTAGTATCGGTGGGCAAAGTCCAAGTGGTGGCGAAAAACCACGAGGTAAAGGAAAATCTGGTAATATGACGACACCTACTTTAGATAGTTATAGCCGTAATTTAAATGCGTTAGTAGAGGAAGGAAAACTTGATCCAGTTATTGGTCGTGAAGTTGAAATTGAACGTGTGATTCAAATTTTAAGCCGTAGAACGAAGAATAATCCAGTATTGATTGGCGAACCAGGCGTAGGAAAAACCGCAGTAGCTGAAGGGCTTGCACAAAGAATTGTGATGGGAGCTGTACCAGAAGTTTTGATAGGTAAGCGCGTAATGTCACTTAATATTGCAACAGTGCTTGCAGGGGCAAAGTATCGTGGGGAATTTGAAGAGAGATTGCGCAAGATTATTGATGAAGTAAGAGCTGCTGGCGATGTTATTTTATTTATTGATGAATTGCATACTTTAATTGGTGCTGGAGCTGCAGAGGGTTCAATTGATGCGGCAAATATTTTAAAACCAGCATTGGCACGTGGGGAATTGCAAGCGATTGGTGCAACTACATTAAATGAATATAAAAAATATATAGAGAAAGATTCCGCTTTGGAAAGAAGATTCCAAACAATTTTTGTTGGAGAACCTACAGTAGGGGCGGCAATTAAAATATTAGAGGGGATTCGCGATAAATATGAAGCTTTTCATCGGGCAAAGATTACAGATGAAGCAATTGAGGCCGCTGTGAAATTATCTCACCGTTATATTTCTGATCGGTTTTTGCCAGATAAAGCGATTGATTTAATGGATGAAGCATCTTCAAGAGTGAGATTAAAGGCTTCTTCTCATCCTGTGGATATTAAATCATTAGAAAAAGAATTGGAACGTCTTAAAATGGAAAAGGAAGCGGCAATCACTTCACAAGAGTACGAAGCGGCGGCAAGAATTCGTGATAGTGAAGCACAGGTTAAAGACGCTTTGTCAATTAAGCAAAAGGAATGGAATGAACGTGAAAGTACACGCATTGTCGTTTCGGCAAATGATATTGCTGATGTTGTTGCGGCGTGGACGGGAGTTCCAGTGAAACAATTAGCCGCCGAAGAATCAGAGCGGTTGCTAAATTTAGAAAATATTCTTCATGCTCGTGTAATTGGCCAAGAGGATGCGGTTGAAGCGGTGGCAAAAGCTGTACGGAGGGCGAGAGCAGGGTTAAAAGAAGTAAAACGTCCAATTGGTTCCTTCTTATTTTTAGGACCAACTGGCGTAGGAAAGACAGAACTTGCGAGAGCGCTTGCTGAAAGTTTATTTGGTGATGAAAATGCGATGATTCGTTTCGATATGTCTGAATACATGGAAAAGCATACCGTATCTCGGTTAATTGGTGCACCGCCGGGTTATGTTGGTTTTGAAGAGGGCGGACAGTTAACCGATGCAGTACGTCGTAAACCATATGCGGTAATTTTATTAGATGAAATTGAAAAAGCGCATTATGATGTATTCAACATATTATTGCAAGTATTGGAAGATGGACGGTTAACGGATAGTCAAGGCAGAACCGTCGATTTTAAGAATACGGTGATTATCATGACTTCTAATGTTGGAGCAAAACACTTAAAACAAGAAGGCAAAGCGGTTGGATTTAATGTTGGCATTGATAAAGAACGTGACGATATGGCGGCGAAGAAGTTAGTGCTAGATGAAGTAAAACGCATATTCCGACCGGAATTTATTAATCGTATCGATGAATTGATCGTATTTAAAGCATTAGGCAAAGAAGAACTTGTACAAATTATTGATATTATGCTCAAGGACGTAAATAAACGATTAAAAGAAATGCAGATTGAGATGGAAGTCACAGCGGAGGCAAAAGATGTGATCATTAGAGAAGGTAGTGACTTTACTTATGGGGCACGTCCATTAAAGCGAGCAATTCAAAAATTAATCGAAGATGAAATTGCTGAACTATTATTAAAAGGTGAAATTACTAAAGGTGATTCTTTAATAGTAGAAAGCCAAAATGAAAAATTACATTTTGGAAGAAAATAA
- the dcuC gene encoding C4-dicarboxylate transporter DcuC — MMIWAGIVMVLITIYFLVKRYDARLVLLASGIIMASVAGTPMEAFAAFSKSMTNSGLIQAVCSVMGFAMVMRYTKCDKHLINLMANGLSKFRPLLIPGVVLGTFAINIALPSAAGTAAAAGAIFVPLMMGAGIHPAMAAAAVKCGTYGSMLNPGLAHNPFVAKIAGVDVMDVIAFQYKANITSLIVAAVLITLIAYYRKEHKGYTAEGLEIEGSFKVNVLYACMPILPILILILGSSGVVPAFKMDVPAAMIIGSILALLATRTNPVNLTNAFFDGMGKAYADILGIIIAAGVFVSGLTSMGLVKTFISAMIDNPAIVKICAAMGPFLLGFITGSGDAATFAFNEAVTPHAVDFGMTSLQMGSMSTLGGTLGRTISPIAGATIIVAGIAGVNPMEVTKRNGLPIVFAMIAGMIVLAM, encoded by the coding sequence ATGATGATTTGGGCCGGAATAGTTATGGTTTTAATTACAATTTATTTTTTGGTGAAACGTTATGATGCGCGTTTGGTATTATTGGCATCTGGCATTATTATGGCTTCTGTAGCTGGAACTCCAATGGAAGCGTTTGCTGCCTTTTCAAAGAGTATGACGAATAGTGGATTGATACAAGCTGTTTGTTCCGTTATGGGGTTTGCAATGGTGATGCGCTATACAAAATGTGATAAACATTTAATCAATTTAATGGCAAATGGACTTTCTAAATTTCGTCCATTATTAATTCCAGGTGTTGTTTTAGGAACTTTTGCTATCAATATTGCTTTACCTAGCGCAGCAGGAACAGCAGCTGCAGCAGGTGCAATTTTTGTTCCATTAATGATGGGGGCAGGAATTCATCCGGCGATGGCAGCAGCTGCTGTAAAGTGTGGTACATATGGAAGTATGCTTAATCCTGGATTAGCCCATAATCCTTTTGTTGCTAAAATTGCAGGGGTTGATGTAATGGATGTTATTGCATTTCAATATAAAGCGAATATTACTTCCCTTATCGTAGCAGCGGTATTAATTACGTTGATTGCCTATTATAGAAAAGAGCATAAGGGATATACGGCAGAAGGTCTTGAGATTGAAGGTTCATTTAAAGTAAATGTATTATACGCATGTATGCCAATTCTCCCTATTTTGATTTTGATTCTCGGTTCATCTGGAGTGGTACCAGCGTTTAAAATGGATGTTCCGGCAGCAATGATTATTGGATCTATATTAGCTTTATTAGCAACACGTACGAATCCTGTAAATTTAACGAATGCCTTTTTTGACGGGATGGGAAAAGCTTATGCAGATATTTTAGGTATTATTATTGCAGCAGGGGTATTTGTATCTGGATTAACATCGATGGGATTGGTAAAAACTTTTATTTCTGCAATGATTGATAATCCTGCAATTGTAAAAATTTGCGCAGCTATGGGACCATTTTTATTAGGCTTTATTACAGGCTCAGGGGATGCTGCAACGTTTGCCTTTAATGAAGCAGTAACACCTCACGCGGTAGACTTTGGTATGACTTCATTGCAAATGGGAAGTATGTCTACTTTGGGAGGTACGTTAGGGCGTACAATTTCGCCAATTGCTGGTGCGACAATTATCGTAGCAGGTATTGCTGGAGTAAATCCAATGGAAGTTACAAAACGTAATGGATTACCAATTGTTTTTGCAATGATTGCAGGAATGATTGTTTTAGCTATGTAA
- a CDS encoding TetR/AcrR family transcriptional regulator, whose amino-acid sequence MSKHNAELNETKVKILHAAALIVKREGATALTLESAAKEAGISKGGLLYHYPNKDTLIKCMNEYLLNQYMDNIQTRVAEAKDVNLSNGGKWTRAYIKESFETQAQDNDYSTVLLTLAALQNEDRMMYQEKQAYMQKCSESDKINPLMATILRLAADGLQFHEALGQSAINPEMREKLEKTMLDLTDEREAWQGSWRKSYLLPRYNI is encoded by the coding sequence ATGAGTAAACATAATGCCGAACTGAATGAGACGAAAGTAAAGATTTTACATGCGGCGGCTTTAATTGTAAAAAGGGAAGGCGCTACTGCGCTTACTCTGGAATCGGCGGCGAAAGAAGCTGGAATCAGTAAAGGTGGCTTGCTCTATCATTATCCAAACAAAGATACACTGATTAAATGTATGAATGAATATTTGCTCAATCAGTACATGGATAATATTCAAACACGAGTTGCAGAAGCAAAGGATGTAAATTTAAGCAATGGCGGAAAATGGACGAGAGCTTATATTAAAGAATCCTTTGAAACGCAAGCACAAGACAATGATTATTCTACGGTACTGCTGACTTTGGCAGCACTGCAAAATGAAGATAGAATGATGTATCAAGAAAAACAAGCATATATGCAAAAATGTAGTGAGTCGGATAAAATAAATCCACTGATGGCAACGATTCTTCGTTTGGCAGCAGATGGTCTGCAATTTCATGAAGCATTAGGTCAGTCAGCAATAAACCCAGAAATGAGAGAAAAACTGGAAAAGACTATGTTGGATTTAACAGATGAACGTGAGGCTTGGCAAGGATCGTGGAGAAAGAGTTATTTATTGCCGCGTTATAATATATAA
- a CDS encoding CtsR family transcriptional regulator has protein sequence MSNIADLIEEYILRKLAAEDSRKVELRRTDIAGEIECAPSQISYVLNTRFTLERGFTVESRRGLGGFIRITRVPIQKMIYRDILQEIDEDIPFEKVKSIVHYLLKNRLISNREAALVMQFTTLAFQQPNLEERKKALQAIFLTLADFS, from the coding sequence TTGAGTAATATTGCGGATTTAATAGAAGAATATATTTTGCGTAAATTAGCCGCTGAAGATAGTAGGAAGGTTGAACTGAGGAGAACGGATATTGCTGGTGAAATTGAATGTGCACCTTCTCAAATTAGTTATGTTTTAAATACGCGATTTACACTTGAACGGGGTTTTACTGTAGAATCTCGAAGAGGATTAGGGGGATTTATTCGTATCACACGTGTACCTATCCAAAAAATGATTTATCGGGATATTTTGCAAGAAATAGATGAAGACATACCTTTTGAGAAGGTAAAATCTATTGTTCACTATTTATTGAAAAATCGTTTAATTAGTAATCGTGAAGCTGCATTGGTTATGCAATTTACCACGTTGGCTTTTCAACAGCCTAATTTAGAAGAGCGAAAAAAAGCATTGCAAGCAATCTTTTTGACTTTGGCTGATTTTTCGTAA
- a CDS encoding PTS sugar transporter subunit IIB gives MKILVCCGSGLGSSFMIEMNIKKVLKELGLEATVEHSDLSSAAGIKADIYVGTRDIASQLTSLGGKVISLNSMIDKNELKEKIAQAFE, from the coding sequence ATGAAGATTTTAGTGTGTTGTGGCAGTGGGTTGGGAAGTAGTTTTATGATTGAAATGAATATCAAAAAGGTATTAAAAGAACTTGGTTTGGAAGCTACAGTCGAGCATTCAGATTTATCGTCAGCAGCAGGAATTAAGGCTGATATTTATGTCGGAACGCGTGATATTGCATCACAATTAACTTCTCTGGGCGGTAAAGTAATTTCATTAAATAGCATGATCGATAAAAATGAATTAAAAGAAAAAATCGCCCAAGCATTCGAGTAA